GTTTACACTTGAGACTAGTTATATGTTAAGAGTATCTAAATATTACATAATATCCTACAAAAAAAGGAGTTTTATATGCTAACGGCTGTGATTTTTTTTGCTAGCTATACTGCAATATCTGCGTTATTTATTTCTACTGTTGAATAAACTTGTAGGCTACAACGTTTTATCCTTTTCGATTGTCATTCGTACTTCCATCTCTTACCTCGGTTTGTTTCGCCGGGGTTTTCTATTTGAATTGCCAAAAAGCTTAATTTATACAAGCATCAAGAATTTGTACAGTTGTCCATTTTTGCTTTGAAAAAATTCAAAACGGGCTTAAAAGCTGTATATATAGGTAGAAAATGCATTGTTTCAGAACAATAGAGTACCTGCTGTGGTCATGCAAATAGTAAACAGAGATTTTCCCAAATACAATCTTAATTAAAGCTTTATAAGAGGAATAAAAGCCTGTAGCTTAGAAATTAAATCTTCTACAGTAGATGCAAAACAACTGAAAAGATAAACATGGCCACAGAAAATAGAATCGAACCTCGGCAAGTCGGCTCTACAGGTCTAGCTGTTTTCCCGCTAGCTCTCGGATGTATGGGTATGTCCGGTATGTACGGTTTGGCAGACGACAACGAAAGTATCGCCACTATCCATGCAGGTCTCGACCAAGGCATCACATTACTGGATACTGGCGATTTCTATGGCACTGGGCATAATGAAATGCTAATTGGTCGTGCGCTCAAAGATCGCCGAGACAAAGCTCTGTTGTCTGTGAAATTTGGTGCTTTGCGTTCTCCTGATGGAGGATGGATTGGGATCGATACGCGTCCAAGTTCGGTAAAAAACTTTGCAACTTATAGCCTTACCCGGTTGGGAGTTGATCATATTGATATCTACCGCCCAGCCCGGCTAGATCCGCAGGTTCCGATTGAGGACACCATCGGCGCGATCGCTGAACTTGTGACGGCTGGCTATGTCAGATATATCGGACTTTCGGAGGTGGGAGTTGACACTATCCGTCGCGCACACGCTGTTCACCCCATTAGTGACCTTCAAATTGAGTACTCCCTGATTAGCCGTAGCCCTGAAACCGAGATATTTTCTGTACTGGAAGAACTTGGCATTGGTGTGACTGCCTATGGTGTGCTTTCACGAGGATTGCTGAGTGGCTCAAATCCAGCTACACAGGGTGACTTCCGTGCCTACTTACCACGTTTCAGCTCAGAAAACCTAGCCCAAAACCAGCGCCTCGTCGAAGAGCTAAAGCAATTTGCTGCCAATAAGGGGGTTCTTCCTTCGCAGTTAGCTATTGCCTGGGTACTTGCGAAAAGTAAAAACATTGTTCCGGTAATTGGCGCCCGGAAGCGAAGCCAACTTGACGAATCGTTGGCAGCTGTTCATGTGAACTTATCACCAGAAGTTTGAGCCGTATTGAAGCAGCGATTCCCGCATCAGCGATCGCTGGAACCCGTTATGATGAACACCAGATGAAGATGCTCGACAGTGAATGGTAATGCTGTAAACAGCTTTGTTTTCCTGAGCAAAAAATTGGATTCAGCCGCCAAGTAAACCATTGGCTTTGTTCTACTTGGCAGATGCCTTTTTGTAGACAAGCTGAACTTCATGAGTATGTTAAAAAGTTAGTAGCAGATTTAGCAACAAAATCTCGTGTTGCTAAATTGACATCGGGTAGCACAATTGAAACAGGAGCTTTGGCTGTGTTTCTCTGACAACACCGATATACAATTAGATAGGTTTATAAAAATTAACAATGGTAGAACGCCCAATCAAAAAATCGGAACGTCAGGCTCAAGCAAACACTGACAACAATTCCGAAAATTTGGATTCTGTGCCTCTTGAATCCAATCCCAAAAACTCAAAACCAAACGCTAATCGCTCATTTGGTAAAGGAAAAAAAGCATCCTTTGGAGATGAAAAAAAGCAACAGGTTAATCCTGCACTGGCGCGTGGCCCGAGACCTGTTAAACCTAAAATCAATGTCAAAACAGAGCCTGAAACTGAATCAGACTCAATCTCTGAAGACCCTCAAGATTAACATTTTACGTAAAGTTCGCAGCCAAGCACTTTGATCACTTAATCAAAGTGCTTGGCTGCTACTTTTTTTAATGCTGCCTCCAAAAGACTGATAAATTTTGATAGGCGATCGCTCAAATTGACATATTTTATCTAAACTGGGTATCTTGCTCCATTCTCAATACCTGTAGGGTGGGCAGTTCCTACAACGTAAAAATAAGCGTTTGAGCGTATGGCAAGCATTGCCCACCCTACAGAGCATCTAGTAGATTTTGATCTAAAAATAGCAGATTACTTATTGCCAGCTCCAGGCTCAGTCAGCTGGCGGTGCAGTTCAGAATTAACTGTATCAGGTAAGACTTTGCTCACAGCCCCCTGAAGCTTTGTTTTGAGTGAGCCGGCAATCACATCGTCTTTACCTGCCATCAAGGCCTCGAAACCTTGCTTGGCGACAATAGCCGGATCGTCCTTTTGACTCTCACCTACTTTGGTGTCGTCCATACCTGCGCGGTGGAAGAAGTTGGTATCAGTCGGCCCAGGCATAAGCGCGGTGACGGTAACGCCGGTGTCCTTCAACTCGTTGCGTAGCCCTTCTGAAAAAGAGTGTACAAAAGCTTTAGAAGCTGCATAGACTGCCTCAAACGGGCCAGGCATCAGGGCGGCAATCGACGATGTGAAGAGGATTCGACCCTTGCCGCGCTCGACCATATCCTTGACCACCCGTTTGGCCAGATGTACAGATGACACAACATTCAGGTTGATAAGATTAAGTTCGTCCTTCAGGTCGGTCTCACGAGCGAAATCACCGCCAACACCGACACCTGCATTGATAGCGATCGCCTCCACTGGTCGCCCAGTTGCCTTAATCTGGTTGTAGAGTGTCTCAACACCATCATAGGTAGTGAGATCAGCTTGTACCGTCTCGACCTTGGTATCCAGATCCTCAAAGGCTTGAGCAGTTTCGTTAATGCTCGATCCGGTGGCTGTAACTAGAAGATCAAAACCGTTTTGAGCAAACTGTTTAGCAAGTTCGTAGCCGATGCCGTTGGATGCACCTGTCACGACAGCCAGGGGTCGAGTTACCAAACTATTCATAACCGTCCAAACTCCTATGTAATTGCTCCACATTCACTTGCTATAGCTTACTTGTGTCTCGCTACCGTTGTGGATGTGGGCTTTCAACCCTTATTATCTTAGGGAGCTAGGGGTGTGATTGCGTCTTTCCCGGGAAGTATTGCTAGTGTGTCTTTAAGGTTACTTTCTTATAGTTACGTATATATTTCTGCTGTTGCCAAAGAGTATGTAATTAGTTGGTGGCAGTGTAGATCAACCATTAGTTATCAATAAAAATAACACTTAAGATGGGTTCAATTTTCTCTAGCAAAGTTATACCAATTTGAAAAAAGAATGTGACAAATAAACCATGCTGTAGAGACGCGATTCATCGCGTCTTCACCCAAGGATGTGTTGCAATCATTAATTGAATTGGTATTAGAGGATGTCTGAAAAGTATCTTAAAAACATAAAAATTATTAAAGCCTAACCCCCAAATCCCCAATGCTCTAAGGGAAGGGGACAATTCAAAACCTCTCTCCGAAGCGGAGAGAGGTTAAAAGTATATTTTTAAACTTTTCAGACGTCTTCTTAGAAGTTATTGAAATTCGTTCCAATTCCCATACTGATGGTACAGCTAGGTCGTTTTCTAGCAAGATATTCTTGTAAAGCACCTTCAGTAACAACTCTTCGTCCATTTTGCTTGCGAGTGGAAAGCTGACCTGAGTGCAGGATTTGGTGGAATCTATTCTGATCTACCCCTAAACGTTTGGCTGCTTCACTAGACGAGATTCCACGATTTAACATACTTTAATTTTCCTAATTTTGGATTGTATTTTTGGAGCCTGAGATAGTCTTATTTACATTCCAGCATGATGCCTATATCTTAGAAAAAATTTTAACCTTATTGAGTAATTTTTCTAGCCAAAAAGTTAAGAAAGTATTAAATATACCTACTAAAAGGATAAATTTAAAATAATACTTCGCTAAAAACAAAGGTATTCTTTATTACTAAAGCTGATAGATTGAACTTTTTCTAGACTCAATTTTTATTCCTTCTGATAATGCTTTTTTAGATTTTTTTATTTTAAAATATTATGAAATATAATAACGCGTCTCTAACCGATAATTAATCCTGTCTTGATTTTTACAGTGAAATTGGAGTGAAAAGTAATATAGAGGTATTGACAAATACAGCAGCCCTAAATCAATTTTGAGAAAATAATAAAGTTGTGAATGCAACTAAGTATTGGGTGCAAAATATGGATGCGTTTGTTAACTGAATTTATCGCAAACAATCGATGATTTTGTCAAATCAAACGCGCACTTACGCACAAAATTATAAGGTAATTAAGATGACTTACGATTCCGATGATGTGCAAAAAATCCTTCAAATAGCACTCACTCGTAAACAGGAAGGTGAATTTTCACGAGAACAGCTTATAGAAATGGCATCCGAGTTGGGTATTTCTCCTAACATTTTGGAAAAAACTGAACAAAAGTGGTTAGCTGAACAAGAAGAAGAAGGCTTGCGGCACAAGTTTAATACTTTTAGACGCCGAGGCTTCCAATCACATTTTGTTACCTTCTTCGCAGTGAATTTATTCTTAGTTGTCTTGAATTTAATAACTAGTCCTAGTTATTTTTGGGCTATATTTCCAATATTAGGATGGGGCTTAGGACTGTTTTTACATTGGTGGAGTGTTTATCACAGTAAAACAGAGGATTACGAAATAGCTTTTCAGAAATGGCGCTCACAAACTTAACTTTTTTGACTTTAAAAAACGGAGATGCTCAGAAGATGTTTTAAGTTTTAAAAGCAATGAGTTTCTCTAAGCTCTGATCTGTATTATGATAATTTTTTGCAGCGTTCGTTTCACTTGATTGCTAGAAGTGAAGGCGATCGCTTTTTTTTGAGAGGAGATAGCGTGACCTCACCTATAGATGCTTTCTGGCTCAGTCGCCCTTCCACAGAGGTTGCGCCCGCACTAATTGGTTGTACCCTCGTCCGCCAAATGCCAGATGGACTAGTTATTCGGGGTCTGATTGTTGAAACTGAAGCCTATACATCCAATGACCCTGCGATGCACGCCTATCGTGGACGCACCAAACGAAACCAAGTGATGTTCGGCCCCGCAGGTAGGGCATATGTGTATCAGATATACGGAAGCTACTACTGTCTAAACATCGTAACTGACCAAGATGAAGTCGCGAGTGCTGTTCTCATCCGTGCGCTGATGCTAGAGAGCATTCCTCCCTGGATTTCTTCTTCAGACAAACTAAAACTCCATCGAATTGCTGCTGGCCCTGGGAAGCTCTGCCGCGCACTGATGATTGATGTCACCTTGAACACTACACAACTTCAACCAGGACAAGCATTATGGTTAGAACATCGTGATTCTCAGTTCCAGCAACAGCTAGAACAAGAGGATTTAACCCTAATACAAACTATTCGTATCGGCTTGACTAAAGGCGTAGATTTACCTTGGCGCTGGTACTTGTCTAACTGTCCTGCTGTATCTAAAACAGTAAGCAGCAACAGGACTTTAAAGCTTACCTAGTAGTCTGTCTCATTAGTTTTGAGAGGGTTGAGAAACGAACCGCATACTCCTACGGAGAAGCAAGCTACGCGTTAGCGTCTCCCCTTATCCCAAAGGACTACGGTGTACAACCAGAGAACACATTTTTTGCCGCTCAGCGACCGGTCATTTGCTCCAGCTTTTCGGGGTATCGAGCTCCTTGCACCGTGATCTTGGAGGCGGCGTCATCAATGTCACGCAGATCATCGGGTGTGAGTTCGACTGAGACTGCCCCGATGTTTTCGTCTAAGCGATGCAGCTTCGTAGTGCCTGGGATCGGAACAATCCACGGCTTCTGGGCTAGCAGCCAGGCGATCGCAATCTGAGCAGGTGTAGCCTGCTTCTGTTCGGCGATGCTGCCAAGCAGATTAATCAGGGACTGATTCGCCTTGAGAGCCTCCGGGGTGAAGCGAGGTAGGGTACTGCGGAAGTCGGAACTGTCGAAGGTTGTGCTTTCGTCAATCTTGCCAGTGAGAAAGCCCTTGCCCAGTGGGCTGTACGGAACAAAGCCGATTCCAAGTTCCTCAAGGGTTGGTATCACTTCCTTTTCAGGAGTCCTCGTCCAGAGGGAATATTCGCTCTGGAGAGCCGTGATCGGCTGAACCGCGTGTGCGCAACGAATCGTTTGTACTCCTGCTTCAGAGAGTCCAAAGTGCTTCACCTTACCTGACTGAATTAGTTCCTTCACTGCTCCAGCCACGTCTTCGATCGGCACGTTCGGGTCAACCCGGTGCTGATAGAGCAGGTCGATCGCCTCCACCTTGAGTCGCTTGAGCGAACCCTCCACAGCTTCCTTAATATGCTCCGGTCGGCTATTCAGTCCGGGTGAACCCTTCATGCCACGGGGATCGGAATTCGGACTGATGTCGAACCCGAATTTGGTGGCGATGACCACTTGGTCGCGGAAGGGAGCGAGGGCTTCACCCACAAGCTCTTCGTTTAGGAACGGGCCGTAGACCTCGGCGGTGTCAAAGAATGTAATGCCGCGATCAAAGGCAGCCCGAAGAAGAGCGGTCATCTCTTGTGTGTTTTTGGGTGGGCCATAAGAAAAGCTCATTCCCATGCAGCCCAGCCCGATCACCGAGACTTCCAAATTACTGTTTCCAAGTTTGCGCTTTTGCATTTTTTGAACTCCTGTCTTTGAGTTAAAGGTCAGAATTGTCATTCATAAATAAACGACCCAGATTGAAATTGTGGCCGCTACCGTGCGGCACGCCAACATACCTGATCGCTCCACCGGGACGTGCAATGCCGATCGCTGTTGCCATTGCAGACTCACTGCCCACACACTCAAGTACCGACTCTGCGCCACCTTGAGTCATCTCTCTCACAGCCGCGATGGGCTACGCCCCGCCGTAGGCGATCGCACTCAGCCTAACCACCAGCACTATCCTTACCAAAGCTGCGCGGTTGGGCCAATTGTAAATTCGTTCACGTTTGTGTCTTCTGGCTGGTCAATCGCAAACGCCACAACATTGGCTACTCGATCTGGTGAGATGCCATATTGCTCATACAACTCTGTCATTTTTTCAGCCACATCTTGGTCAGTAATCTGATTTAACAACTCAGTGTTAATTGCAGCAGGATAAATTGTCGCAGTACGAATGTTAGTTCCCTCTTGAGCAGACTCCATGCGTAGAACTTCCATGAAATCGCGCACGAACCATTTCGTCCCACCATACACTGCACCACCTGGATAAGCTTTTAATCCAGCAACCGATGAAGTTGTGATAACATGCCCAGACTTTTGGCTAATAAAAGTTGGCAACACAGCAGCGATACCATTTAGTACACCCTTGATATTGATATCAACTGTTTGATTCCATTCATCAGTTTTAAATGCAGAAAGTGGAGAATTTGGCATTATGCCAGCGTTCAAGAAAATAACATCGACGCCTCCAAATCTTTCCTTGGCAAGCTTGACGATTTCAGCGTTATCAGATGGGTTAACTACATCCATCGCTTGATAGACTGCTTGTCCGCCATCTCTTTGAATTTCATCAACCAGTTGTCTCAATTGGTGCTCGCGTCGCGCGCCCAATACGACTTTAGCGCCTTTGCTTGCAAGCAATTTCGCAGTTGCTTCACCAATGCCTGATGATGCGCCGGTAATAATCACAACTTTGTCTTTAATCATCTTATTCCTCTTTTTGTTGAGTAACTATTGAGTTCTGCAAGAGCGGACTTCTGAGCGGGTGCTTGGGAGTTCTTATGCGAGGCGCGCGTTTTGTCGAGCGCAACTGCCGCCGTCGTGCCGATTGCACTAATCAAGAAGGGTAGTATAACGAGGTGTTTCATTGAGTTCTCCAAATGTTGCCTGGCGGGATCTCCACTCACTGCAACGGTGTCACGGTTGGCGACGAACAATCACTGCACCGTTTGACCGCCATCGACGACCAAGGCGTGTCCGACGATGAAGGCAGCCGCGTCTGAACACAGCCAGACAACGGCATTGGCAATCTCTTCGGGTTGACCCATCCGTCCGATCGGCTCCTCTGCAATTACCTGCTTGCGTCCTTCAGCAGTACCGCCAGTGAAGCGATCCATCATCGGTGTGTCAATGTAACCAGGGGCAACGGCGTTGACGCGGATGTTCTGCGAGGCATAGTCGAGAGCCGCCGACTTGGTGAGTCCGATCACACCGTGTTTTGCGGCGGTGTATGCGGCTCCGCCCTTGATGCCTATGACCCCGGCACCCGATGATGTGTTCACGATCGCGCCGCCGCCTTGCTTGAGTAGCAGTGGAATTTCATACTTCATGCACAGAAAAACACCGCGCAGATCGATGTCTACGATCCGATCCCACTCTTCCTCTTCGATTTCCGCTGTTGCTTTATTTTTCTGCTCCACACCGGCGTTGTTGAAGGCAAAGTCCAGCCGCCCGAAGGTCTCGATGGTCTTGGAAAGAGCCGCCTTCACGTCCTCGCTTCGTGTCACATCACACTTGAGGGCGATCGCTCGTCCGCCGAGTTCTTCGATCATGTGTACCGTTTCTTGATTGCCCTGTTCTGAAACGTCAGCGACCACTACATTAGCACCCTCACGGGCAAATGCTAGCGCCGTAGCTCGACCGATGCCGTTCGCTGCTCCAGTTACAAACGCAACTTTTCCTGTGTAGTTTCCATTCTCGTTCGTTGTCATGATTTTTTTCCTTTAATTCTTTACCTAACAAGGTCTTAAAACCACCAGATGCGAAGATCAGTTGGGATACTGCTCGTCGCTGACATGCTCCAGCCAGTCCACAGGCTTACCATCGAGCCATTCCTGAATAGCGATGTGCGTCATCGCCGTGGTTGTTGTAGCACCGTGCCAATGCTTCTCACCCGGCGAGATCCAAATCGCGTCCCCCGGTCGAATTTCCTCGATCAAGCCGCCCCAGCGCTGTACGAAACCACAGCCAGCCGTCACGATCAAGGTTTGTCCCAACGGGTGGGTATGCCATGCTGTCCGAGCGCCAGGCTCAAACGTGACACTGGCTCCAGATGTGCGTGCTGGATCGTGCGCCTCGAAAAGAGGGTCAATGCGGACAGTGCCGGTAAAATACTCAGCCGACCCTTTGGCGGAAGGCTGTGAGCCACTTCTTTTGATGTCCATTTTCTTAATTCCTTCACTTGATGCAATTTTGGTGGCTAGCAGGCAAGTCTCTTGCCCAATCAAAACTGAGTTTTCTCTTGAATAAAAATCCAGAATGCTTATAAGAAGCCAAAATCATTTTTCATTGCTTTAGCTTCATTCTAAGAATCCTGAAGAACAAGTAATAGAACAATCGTCTAAGATAGTTGTATAATTCTGCAAAATTAGAAATGAACTCTGCCAAAACGAGTGAAAAGTCCGATCGCGATTTAATGAACGACCCGCAGGCAAAGCGCGAGGCAGAAAGAGCGCAAGCAAACAGAGACGAACTGAAAGAGCGTATTGCCCAGGCTATTCATCATGATGGGACGATTGAGCCGCTCAAAGGTTTGCACTTCAACCGCTCCTCCTCGCCTTCGGAATGCATTCATAGTGTCTCTATCCCTGCGTTTTGTGCGATCGCTCAGGGCAGCAAAGAAGTTCTTTTAGGTAGCGATCGCTATCAGTACGACCCGATGCATTATCTGCTTGCTACGGTCGAACTGCCAATTGTCAGCCAAATTCTGGAAGCGTCCAAGGCGCAACCGTACCTTAGCCTTCGTCTCGATCTAGACCCCACGCTCGTTGGTTCAGTGATGGTCGAGGCAGGGCATCCCTCATCGCGCAGCCGTGCTGATGTGAAAGCGATTGATGTAAGTCCGTTGAATGCAAATCTGTTGGACGCTGTGGTGCGGCTCGTCAGGCTTTTAGATTCCCCTGCTGAAGCTCATGTTCTTGCACCACTGATTAAGCGGGAAATCATTTACCGACTCCTGATGGGAGAGCAAGGTAATCGGCTCCGTCATATTGCAGTTCTGGGTGGCTACACCTACCACATCGCCAGAGCCGTCGAGCGACTTCGTAAAGACTTTAACGAGCCGATCAAGATTGAAAGCATCGCACAAGAGCTGGGAATGAGTGTTTCGGGCTTTCACCATCACTTCAAGTCTGTCACTGCCATGAGTCCCTTGCAGTACCAAAAGCAACTGCGGCTCCAGGAGGCTCGCCGTCTGATGCTGGGGGAAAAGCTTGATGCTACCAGTGCTGCCTACCGCGTGGGTTATGACGATGCCTCGCATTTTAACCGGGAGTACAAGCGGCTTTTTGGTGCGCCACCGATGCGCGATGTGGAGCGGCTGCGAGAAGCTGCTAGGGAGACTGCTAGTTCAATATGATCTCCCATTCGGGTAGATCCAAAAGGGAGGACTAGGCAGCTGAGCATAAAGCTTACTTAGGTTTTTCACATCGTGTTGAAACCAGTTATGAATCCATAGACAGTACTGGTCAATCGCTTGTTGCTCGGTTAGATTACCTAAGAGTTCCGATGCGATCGCATGGCTAACCCAAATTCCAGACATGATTGCTTTGAGAACACCATGACTTGATGTCGGGTCAAGTATCATTGCTGCATCCCCAATGATAAAGTAACCACATCCAGCCGGTTGAGAAACGATACGCCAGCTAACATTAGCTGCCCGCATTTGTTGGTAAATCTTTAATCCTTGGAATTCATTAGGCAGCCAATCTTTTGGGATTTTCTCTTCTACAAACGATAAGCGCGTCCATTGATAAAGTTGCGTAGGCTTAGCCCGCACTTCTCTACGAGACGCTGCGCGAACTTTAGCAGTCCACGTCCAACCAGAGGAATCAGCGGCGATCGCTGGAGCATGATCTCGCGCTGGGCATTCTCCTGTAACATAACCATAATAGGCAATCAGACGCGGCGAGTGATATTGGATTTGTAACCCTAATTTTTGAGCTAGCCAATGATGATCTCCAGCAGCATCAATGATTTTAGCTGCTAGAAAAGTTCCCTGGGATGTCTCAACGCCAATTACTCTGCACCCATCCATAACTAAGCGGGAAGCGTGGCAAGGTTGTATAACCTTAACACCAATATCTCTTGCCCGATTAAGCAAAATTGCATCAAAATCGGCTCTCCAAGCTTGAAATCCAAGCCATGCTCCCGAATCATCTTCGCCAAAGGGGACAAACTCGTTTCCAGCTGACCACTGCACCCAGTTTCCTTGGTGACGCAGAAAGCTAGCTGCTAACACTGGCTCAAGTACCCCTAACTGCTTAAGTAGTGGTTCCACACCAGGGTGTAATGTTTCACCAGGATGTGTACGAGGAAATGGCTTGGACTCAATTAGGACGACTTGTAAGCCTAATTGGGCGCACCCAATAGCAGCAGCACAACCAGCCGGGCCACCTCCAACTACAAGCACATCAAAATTAGACACGTCTTCTAGACCAGTTTCCATTACCGCGTTTCAACAGAATATTGACTGGTGTAACAAACAGCGTCACTGTTTCTTCGATTTCAACCAAGCGTTTTCGAGAATCTGCTGGGTCTAAAAATGAATTTCCATGACGATAAATCTCAAACCGATAGATATTTCCAGCCAGCCTAGTTTGCGTTTGAGTTTGTGCCTGTTGTAATTCTGAATTACTCGGTTGCACTAGTTGGAACGAAAACACGCTCCATTCTCCCCTAGCTTCAGGTCTGATCCTTAAGGCTTGGTAAACATTCGCCATTGCCAACACTCTGGCTTCGTATTCACGCACATCAACCTTAGCTGTCAATGAGAGTGAGAATTTCTTCTGCAAAGAGTTCTCTACATAATCTGCATGGGCAAAATCTGCATACTCTATCAACTCTTTGCCATTCTTCGTGATGCGTCGAGGCCCAGGGATACCATCCCAGGGTAGGTCGCCAACCTGACCAATTTCTGCATCTGTCAACGGGCTAACAGTAGGCCAAACAGGATTTGGCTGAAACGTTCGGGCTGCATCAGGAGCTACTGCTGGCCAAAATGTACTAAGTGCAGCACAAAGTTTGGAGTCTTCTGGAAAAGGACTACCTAAACCGTAGCTTGCTAGATGTTCCACTTCGTTGGTGCGATCAAAACTCACATCCCAACCAGGAGCAAACACGCCCGCCGCCGCATCTGGAAGATATACTTGTCGGATTGTTGGGGAACCATTCAATGGCATTTGTCGCACCGAACCCTGACGGGGTAATGAGACAATTGCAGTTACAGTTTTATCTTCTGGTCGAAAATCAACATCTTCTAATTGCAGATTGGGAGCAAAGCGATTGTCAGATAAAGTTTCTGGGGGAACTCGCCAGAGATTCTGTCTAAGTCTGCTAGGTACTGACTGCTCTGTCCATTCTAATAGCTCTCGTTGGTCGCAGTTGGGGAAAAAATCTGGTGCGGTTACCAGAGAATAGGCTGGTATGTTGCGAGGAATTGCTACTGCTAACTCTGGACATATTGCTTCAATCGAGCCATCGCCTGTAAAGTCCAGGTAGTGTTGAGCATCGTAGCCACCTGCTTTCACAACCGCTTCCACATCTTTTTGGTCGTTGAGATTTTCTTGTTGACCATCCGATGATATTTTATGGCGGGCATGAACATACTCTGGAGCGTGTCTTGCTCCTGTGGTTTCATCCACAGGAATGGCTAGGCTAGAAGATAGGGTTGGACTATTCGGTGGAACTTTAAAGGTGAGCAGTTTTCCTTGATAAGTAGCTGCTTCAATGAGACTTGGGTGAACAACTGGAACTAAAAGCCCTGTGCCAAAATCAGACGCTGTTGCGAATTCAGCAATGCCTTCTGTAAAAATAAATGGCGGGTTGCTAATGTCTGGCTCACCCCACCCTGTGTTTTGCAATACTAAATGAATCCGCCGCAGTTTTTGATTGAC
This region of Nostoc sp. UHCC 0302 genomic DNA includes:
- a CDS encoding aldo/keto reductase, giving the protein MATENRIEPRQVGSTGLAVFPLALGCMGMSGMYGLADDNESIATIHAGLDQGITLLDTGDFYGTGHNEMLIGRALKDRRDKALLSVKFGALRSPDGGWIGIDTRPSSVKNFATYSLTRLGVDHIDIYRPARLDPQVPIEDTIGAIAELVTAGYVRYIGLSEVGVDTIRRAHAVHPISDLQIEYSLISRSPETEIFSVLEELGIGVTAYGVLSRGLLSGSNPATQGDFRAYLPRFSSENLAQNQRLVEELKQFAANKGVLPSQLAIAWVLAKSKNIVPVIGARKRSQLDESLAAVHVNLSPEV
- a CDS encoding SDR family NAD(P)-dependent oxidoreductase, which translates into the protein MNSLVTRPLAVVTGASNGIGYELAKQFAQNGFDLLVTATGSSINETAQAFEDLDTKVETVQADLTTYDGVETLYNQIKATGRPVEAIAINAGVGVGGDFARETDLKDELNLINLNVVSSVHLAKRVVKDMVERGKGRILFTSSIAALMPGPFEAVYAASKAFVHSFSEGLRNELKDTGVTVTALMPGPTDTNFFHRAGMDDTKVGESQKDDPAIVAKQGFEALMAGKDDVIAGSLKTKLQGAVSKVLPDTVNSELHRQLTEPGAGNK
- a CDS encoding helix-turn-helix domain-containing protein, producing the protein MLNRGISSSEAAKRLGVDQNRFHQILHSGQLSTRKQNGRRVVTEGALQEYLARKRPSCTISMGIGTNFNNF
- a CDS encoding 2TM domain-containing protein; amino-acid sequence: MTYDSDDVQKILQIALTRKQEGEFSREQLIEMASELGISPNILEKTEQKWLAEQEEEGLRHKFNTFRRRGFQSHFVTFFAVNLFLVVLNLITSPSYFWAIFPILGWGLGLFLHWWSVYHSKTEDYEIAFQKWRSQT
- a CDS encoding DNA-3-methyladenine glycosylase; this translates as MQRSFHLIARSEGDRFFLRGDSVTSPIDAFWLSRPSTEVAPALIGCTLVRQMPDGLVIRGLIVETEAYTSNDPAMHAYRGRTKRNQVMFGPAGRAYVYQIYGSYYCLNIVTDQDEVASAVLIRALMLESIPPWISSSDKLKLHRIAAGPGKLCRALMIDVTLNTTQLQPGQALWLEHRDSQFQQQLEQEDLTLIQTIRIGLTKGVDLPWRWYLSNCPAVSKTVSSNRTLKLT
- a CDS encoding aldo/keto reductase; protein product: MQKRKLGNSNLEVSVIGLGCMGMSFSYGPPKNTQEMTALLRAAFDRGITFFDTAEVYGPFLNEELVGEALAPFRDQVVIATKFGFDISPNSDPRGMKGSPGLNSRPEHIKEAVEGSLKRLKVEAIDLLYQHRVDPNVPIEDVAGAVKELIQSGKVKHFGLSEAGVQTIRCAHAVQPITALQSEYSLWTRTPEKEVIPTLEELGIGFVPYSPLGKGFLTGKIDESTTFDSSDFRSTLPRFTPEALKANQSLINLLGSIAEQKQATPAQIAIAWLLAQKPWIVPIPGTTKLHRLDENIGAVSVELTPDDLRDIDDAASKITVQGARYPEKLEQMTGR
- a CDS encoding zinc-binding dehydrogenase: MTQGGAESVLECVGSESAMATAIGIARPGGAIRYVGVPHGSGHNFNLGRLFMNDNSDL
- a CDS encoding SDR family oxidoreductase: MIKDKVVIITGASSGIGEATAKLLASKGAKVVLGARREHQLRQLVDEIQRDGGQAVYQAMDVVNPSDNAEIVKLAKERFGGVDVIFLNAGIMPNSPLSAFKTDEWNQTVDINIKGVLNGIAAVLPTFISQKSGHVITTSSVAGLKAYPGGAVYGGTKWFVRDFMEVLRMESAQEGTNIRTATIYPAAINTELLNQITDQDVAEKMTELYEQYGISPDRVANVVAFAIDQPEDTNVNEFTIGPTAQLW
- a CDS encoding SDR family oxidoreductase: MTTNENGNYTGKVAFVTGAANGIGRATALAFAREGANVVVADVSEQGNQETVHMIEELGGRAIALKCDVTRSEDVKAALSKTIETFGRLDFAFNNAGVEQKNKATAEIEEEEWDRIVDIDLRGVFLCMKYEIPLLLKQGGGAIVNTSSGAGVIGIKGGAAYTAAKHGVIGLTKSAALDYASQNIRVNAVAPGYIDTPMMDRFTGGTAEGRKQVIAEEPIGRMGQPEEIANAVVWLCSDAAAFIVGHALVVDGGQTVQ
- a CDS encoding cupin domain-containing protein, with product MDIKRSGSQPSAKGSAEYFTGTVRIDPLFEAHDPARTSGASVTFEPGARTAWHTHPLGQTLIVTAGCGFVQRWGGLIEEIRPGDAIWISPGEKHWHGATTTTAMTHIAIQEWLDGKPVDWLEHVSDEQYPN
- a CDS encoding AraC family transcriptional regulator; the protein is MNSAKTSEKSDRDLMNDPQAKREAERAQANRDELKERIAQAIHHDGTIEPLKGLHFNRSSSPSECIHSVSIPAFCAIAQGSKEVLLGSDRYQYDPMHYLLATVELPIVSQILEASKAQPYLSLRLDLDPTLVGSVMVEAGHPSSRSRADVKAIDVSPLNANLLDAVVRLVRLLDSPAEAHVLAPLIKREIIYRLLMGEQGNRLRHIAVLGGYTYHIARAVERLRKDFNEPIKIESIAQELGMSVSGFHHHFKSVTAMSPLQYQKQLRLQEARRLMLGEKLDATSAAYRVGYDDASHFNREYKRLFGAPPMRDVERLREAARETASSI